ACCGCCGAGGCGGTCCGCAAGGCCCTCTCGGACAAGGATGCCGATGTGCGCATGATCTACCTTGTGGATTCATGGGACCCCTTGAGGAAGCGCTATCCTTTCCTTCCAGAGAGCTATGAAGCGGAGGTGGGCAAGCCCTTGGCCTACATACCATGCCCCTGCGGGGAACATAAGAACTATGCCCAGCACTACATCCAGCCGTTCCTGGACTCCATAAAGGAGCTTGGCATTCATTGCGATGTGCTGTGGACCCATGAGCAGTATGAGCTCGGTCGCTTCGCGGAAGTGATCGATACTGCCATTCGCAAGAAGGATGATATCGCCAGGATATTGAAGGAGGTTAGTGGCAGGGACCTCCCCAAGGACTTCTTCCCGTACTCACCGCGTTGCGAGAGCTGCGGGCGCCTCACTCACGCCAAGGTCACCGGGTACGAGCATCCGTATGTGACATATCAGTGCGCTTGCGGACACACCGGCGAGGCCGATATTCGCAAGGCTGACGGCAAGATGCCATGGAGGATCGAGTGGGCCGCCAAATGGAAGGTGTTCGATGTGACCTGTGAACCCTTCGGAAAGGACCACGCGGCGGCAGGCGGCTCCTATGACACCGGCGTGAGGCTTGCCAAGGAGATCTTCGAGTTCGAAGCTCCCTACCCCATCCCCTATGAGTTCGTCCAGTTGAAGGGCAAGGGGCAGATGCATAAGTCCACCGGGTCGACCGTCACCGGGGTGGACGCCCTGCGCATCACCCCCGCATCGGTCATGAACTACATCGTCCTCCGGGTGAACCCCTCACGTCACATCGATTACGATGCCGGCCTGGGAATCCTGGACATGGTGGACGAGTACGATCGAGTGGAATGCATGTACTACTCGGGCCAGTGCGAGGAACGGGACCGTGACCTCCTCCGCGCCTACGAGCTATCTCAACCGGAGAAGGCGCGCTCCAGCCTACCTCTGCAGGTGCCCTACCGGCACCTGGTATCCCTGGTACAGATCACGGACGGCTTCGATGGCGTCCTGGCCACGCTCCGCCGCATGGGGGCGGTCCCCGACACCGCGTCCCCGGAGGACCTGGCAATCCTGAAGCAGAGGGTCGAATGCGTTCGATACTGGCTCAACAGCTTCGCTCCCGATGAGGTGAAGTTCGCAGTATGCGAGTGCATGCCCTCCTGCGAACTGTCCGAGCAGGAGAAGAGCTTCCTCAAGGAGCTCCTCGCCGCTATGGAAGGTGTGGAGTGGAAGGGCGAGACCATACATGATGCCATGTATGGGTGTGCCAAGGGAGCCCCCATAGGGGCTCGCGGCGGGTTCCAGGTTTTATACAAGATCTTCTGCAATCAAAAGCAGGGGCCACGCCTGGGATTCTTCCTGTCCACCCTGGACAGGGACTTCGTGTTGGCAAGGATCAGAGAGGCCTCCTGCTGAGTACATCGGTGAAGGATAGAACGATCCGCCAACCCTCCTTACTTTCTTTTGTGGCCAGACCTTTCATGGCCCAATCGCTCCGACGCTCCATGCCGCCCCATATGCCTGTAGGCATGTCGTATGGAATTTGTTGATTCTCTTTAGGAATCCTAAATTTACATAGTACATCACGATTTAGCTAATCCGAAATTAGATTTTGGCTCATCTAAATGTGTTGATAAGATGGTCGACCTATATATGAACAGGCTAGAGCCTGGTAGGAATGGGACCAGAAGACGTATCGAAGTAAGGGCTCAATATGGCAGAGGATGGCGGAGATGGGCCTAACGACTGGGGCAGAGGCGACCAGGGTCCGTCGTGCTCCCATGAACGATCCCCTGGAGTTCCAAGTTCGAGGCTATCACATCACGCTCAGGGACAGCGAGG
Above is a window of Methanomassiliicoccus sp. DNA encoding:
- a CDS encoding lysine--tRNA ligase codes for the protein MHWADVEANNLLSRGRKHLINTGITPSGTLHVGTLREAITAEAVRKALSDKDADVRMIYLVDSWDPLRKRYPFLPESYEAEVGKPLAYIPCPCGEHKNYAQHYIQPFLDSIKELGIHCDVLWTHEQYELGRFAEVIDTAIRKKDDIARILKEVSGRDLPKDFFPYSPRCESCGRLTHAKVTGYEHPYVTYQCACGHTGEADIRKADGKMPWRIEWAAKWKVFDVTCEPFGKDHAAAGGSYDTGVRLAKEIFEFEAPYPIPYEFVQLKGKGQMHKSTGSTVTGVDALRITPASVMNYIVLRVNPSRHIDYDAGLGILDMVDEYDRVECMYYSGQCEERDRDLLRAYELSQPEKARSSLPLQVPYRHLVSLVQITDGFDGVLATLRRMGAVPDTASPEDLAILKQRVECVRYWLNSFAPDEVKFAVCECMPSCELSEQEKSFLKELLAAMEGVEWKGETIHDAMYGCAKGAPIGARGGFQVLYKIFCNQKQGPRLGFFLSTLDRDFVLARIREASC
- a CDS encoding ferrous iron transport protein A, which gives rise to MGLTTGAEATRVRRAPMNDPLEFQVRGYHITLRDSEAATVLLDCKEV